Proteins from a genomic interval of Spea bombifrons isolate aSpeBom1 chromosome 4, aSpeBom1.2.pri, whole genome shotgun sequence:
- the LOC128492196 gene encoding WW domain-binding protein 1-like: MRREELELGVRGSVYGREFCFGQDGKPYKCEIGYCCGDSECCTYYYELWWFWLAWTLIIMIGCCCAYRHRRVKLRHQQEQRQREISLMAYQGVASFPASLETWTSCKLPSYSEVTQEPPTPPPPYCEILGEEPRSTDHPTLTTDARLEPGSAEQEISLNDAQGPTTDVVCHANAGEVDVNGSERRRHITGDSGIVLCEHDDRGEGQGEREGKERVDEEK, encoded by the exons ATGAGGAGAGAGGAGTTGGAGCTGGGAGTGAGGGGCTccgtatat GGACGGGAGTTCTGCTTTGGGCAGGATGGGAAGCCATATAAATGTGAGATTGGCTACTGTTGTGGGGATTCGGAGTGCTGCACCTACTACTATGAACTGTGGT GGTTCTGGTTGGCGTGGACACTAATAATCATGATTGGATGCTGCTGTGCATACCGTCACCGCCGAGTGAAATTAAGACATCAGCAAGAGCAGAGGCAACGAGAAATCAGCCTTATGGCCTATCAGGGAGTTGCCTCATTCCCAGCGTCGTTGG AAACCTGGACGAGCTGCAAGCTGCCTTCCTATAGCGAGGTCACTCAGGAGCCCCCAACGCCTCCGCCACCCTACTGTGAGATTTTGGGTGAAGAGCCAAGGAGCACAGATCATCCTACCTTAACTACAGATGCACGCTTGGAACCGGGATCCGCAGAACAAGAGATATCGTTAAATGACGCGCAGGGTCCTACAACAGATGTTGTTTGCCATGCGAATGCCGGAGAGGTAGACGTGAATGGCAGTGAGAGAAGACGTCACATCACGGGAGACTCCGGGATAGTACTTTGTGAGCATGATGACAGGGGCGAGGGTCAAGGTGAGAGAGAAGGGAAGGAAAGAGTTGACGAGGAGAAGTAG
- the LMAN2L gene encoding VIP36-like protein isoform X2, giving the protein MAAAAELSGRSPRAKGYWKVLWSPLALLLTFLLLQAGSADQTEEYLKREHSLSKPYQGVGSSTSSLWDLMGNVLVTTQYVRLTPDLQSKQGAVWNRVPCYLRDWELQVHFKVHGQGKKNLNGDGFAIWYAKDRMQPGSVFGSKHNFVGLGVFVDTYPNEEKQHESQKKRYTPGIQRVFPYVSAMVSNGSLTYDHSRDGRPTELGGCTAILRNLNHDTFLVIRYVKRRLTVMVDIDGKHEWKDCLDVSGVRLPRGYYFGTSAATGDLSDNHDIISLKLYQLSVERTAAEEAMDKEVFVPSVDNLKLPGADPTSESMSGFAIFLIVFFSLLGLVFAGVILLIVYSKWQERSRKHFY; this is encoded by the exons ATGGCGGCAGCGGCGGAGCTTTCGGGACGGAGTCCCCGGGCCAAGGGCTATTGGAAGGTTCTGTGGTCTCCGTTGGCTCTGCTGCTTACGTTTCTGCTCTTGCAGGCTGGCTCCGCGGATCAGACGGAGGAATATCTGAAACGAGAGCACTCGTTGAGCAAACCCTACCAGG GTGTCGGCTCTTCTACCTCATCGCTGTGGGATTTGATGGGCAATGTCCTTGTGACTACGCAGTACGTACGTCTGACCCCTGACCTCCAGAGCAAGCAGGGCGCTGTCTGGAACCGTGTG ccttgtTACCTAAGGGATTGGGAGCTGCAGGTTCATTTTAAAGTCCACGGCCAAGGCAAGAAGAACCTAAATGGCGATGGCTTTGCCATTTGGTACGCCAAGGACAGGATGCAGCCTG GTTCTGTGTTTGGGAGCAAACATAACTTTGTGGGTCTAGGCGTGTTTGTAGACACGTATCCAAATGAGGAAAAGCAGCACGAG TCCCAGAAGAAGAGATACACCCCAGGGATACAG CGCGTGTTTCCGTACGTGTCCGCCATGGTGAGCAATGGGTCTCTGACATATGACCACAGCCGAGATGGACGTCCGACTGAACTTGGTGGCTGCACAGCCATCTTGAGGAACCTCAACCATGACACTTTCCTTGTGATCCGCTATGTGAAGCGTCGGCTTACG GTCATGGTAGACATCGATGGGAAGCATGAATGGAAGGACTGTCTGGATGTTTCTGGCGTGCGCCTGCCTCGTGGATATTACTTTGGTACCTCGGCGGCCACTGGAGATCTGTCAG ATAACCACGACATTATATCTCTGAAACTGTACCAGCTGAGCGTGGAGCGCACCGCAGCCGAGGAGGCGATGGATAAAGAAGTCTTTGTACCCAGTGTAGACAACCTGAAGCTTCCCGGAG CTGATCCCACCTCGGAGTCCATGAGCGGTTTTGCGATCTTTCTAATCGTCTTCTTCTCCCTGCTCGGACTGGTCTTCGCTGGGGTTATTTTGCTAATTGTGTACAGCAAATGGCAGGAGCGAAGCCGCAAACATTTTTACTGA
- the LMAN2L gene encoding VIP36-like protein isoform X1, with product MAAAAELSGRSPRAKGYWKVLWSPLALLLTFLLLQAGSADQTEEYLKREHSLSKPYQGVGSSTSSLWDLMGNVLVTTQYVRLTPDLQSKQGAVWNRVPCYLRDWELQVHFKVHGQGKKNLNGDGFAIWYAKDRMQPGSVFGSKHNFVGLGVFVDTYPNEEKQHERVFPYVSAMVSNGSLTYDHSRDGRPTELGGCTAILRNLNHDTFLVIRYVKRRLTVMVDIDGKHEWKDCLDVSGVRLPRGYYFGTSAATGDLSDNHDIISLKLYQLSVERTAAEEAMDKEVFVPSVDNLKLPGADPTSESMSGFAIFLIVFFSLLGLVFAGVILLIVYSKWQERSRKHFY from the exons ATGGCGGCAGCGGCGGAGCTTTCGGGACGGAGTCCCCGGGCCAAGGGCTATTGGAAGGTTCTGTGGTCTCCGTTGGCTCTGCTGCTTACGTTTCTGCTCTTGCAGGCTGGCTCCGCGGATCAGACGGAGGAATATCTGAAACGAGAGCACTCGTTGAGCAAACCCTACCAGG GTGTCGGCTCTTCTACCTCATCGCTGTGGGATTTGATGGGCAATGTCCTTGTGACTACGCAGTACGTACGTCTGACCCCTGACCTCCAGAGCAAGCAGGGCGCTGTCTGGAACCGTGTG ccttgtTACCTAAGGGATTGGGAGCTGCAGGTTCATTTTAAAGTCCACGGCCAAGGCAAGAAGAACCTAAATGGCGATGGCTTTGCCATTTGGTACGCCAAGGACAGGATGCAGCCTG GTTCTGTGTTTGGGAGCAAACATAACTTTGTGGGTCTAGGCGTGTTTGTAGACACGTATCCAAATGAGGAAAAGCAGCACGAG CGCGTGTTTCCGTACGTGTCCGCCATGGTGAGCAATGGGTCTCTGACATATGACCACAGCCGAGATGGACGTCCGACTGAACTTGGTGGCTGCACAGCCATCTTGAGGAACCTCAACCATGACACTTTCCTTGTGATCCGCTATGTGAAGCGTCGGCTTACG GTCATGGTAGACATCGATGGGAAGCATGAATGGAAGGACTGTCTGGATGTTTCTGGCGTGCGCCTGCCTCGTGGATATTACTTTGGTACCTCGGCGGCCACTGGAGATCTGTCAG ATAACCACGACATTATATCTCTGAAACTGTACCAGCTGAGCGTGGAGCGCACCGCAGCCGAGGAGGCGATGGATAAAGAAGTCTTTGTACCCAGTGTAGACAACCTGAAGCTTCCCGGAG CTGATCCCACCTCGGAGTCCATGAGCGGTTTTGCGATCTTTCTAATCGTCTTCTTCTCCCTGCTCGGACTGGTCTTCGCTGGGGTTATTTTGCTAATTGTGTACAGCAAATGGCAGGAGCGAAGCCGCAAACATTTTTACTGA